The following proteins are encoded in a genomic region of Nicotiana sylvestris chromosome 4, ASM39365v2, whole genome shotgun sequence:
- the LOC104239164 gene encoding protein ROOT PRIMORDIUM DEFECTIVE 1 isoform X1: protein MATQIYVKSQRNGYLSLWDAVFSLRIRRRFSLWSMKKDPDLEAALHRNRRWIVNNQIKNIVMRCPNQVASVKYLQKKFKTLDLQGKALNWLKKYPCCFVVYLENDEYYCGLTKRMMFLTEEEESVKDMQEPIYAERLTKLLMMSRDQRMNVMKLNELRRNFGFPDDYLLRIVPKYPQIFRVVNHTGRRSSMEIELTAWNPDLAVSAIERMAKKDGREPGFPCSLPPTWVKSWERFEDFNSAPYISPYLGLDGLVDGSKEMDKRTVGVVHELLSLTLWKKASIFKLGHFRRELCLPEKLNVFLLKHPGIFYVSNRYQIYTVLLKEAYNGSELIEKDPLVVVKEKFGELMQEGLHEYNRRHYLLNLEKKRNRGMITPKPEKRRSQSDETSSEQDKEGGDLGGIFDPEERKRFYKVLFDDNAPKQRDKEIMPLT, encoded by the exons ATGGCAACTCAGATTTATGTGAAAAGCCAGAGAAATGGGTACTTGAGTTTGTGGGATGCAGTGTTTAGTCTTCGTATTCGGCGAAGGTTTTCTCTTTGGTCAATGAAGAAAGATCCAGATCTTGAAGCTGCATTACATAGAAACCGTCGATGGATAGTGAATAATCAGATTAAGAACATTGTTATGAGATGTCCTAACCAGGTTGCATCAGTAAAATACCTGCAGAAGAAGTTCAAGACTCTTGATCTTCAAGGCAAAGCTCTAAATTGGCTAAAAAAGTATCCTTGTTGCTTTGTAGTCTACCTTGAGAATGATGAATACTATTGTGGTCTGACTAAAAGAATGATGTTTTTGACTGAAGAGGAAGAATCTGTTAAGGATATGCAGGAACCAATATATGCTGAGCGATTAAcaaagttgttgatgatgagcCGTGATCAAAGGATGAATGTTATGAAACTTAACGAGTTGAGGAGGAATTTTGGATTTCCTGATGATTATTTGCTCAGGATTGTACCCAAGTACCCTCAAATATTTAGAGTTGTTAACCACACCGGGAGACGGAGTTCAATGGAGATTGAGCTCACAGCCTGGAACCCTGATTTAGCTGTTTCTGCAATCGAAAGAATGGCTAAAAAGGATGGTCGAGAGCCAGGTTTCCCGTGCTCTTTGCCTCCAACTTGGGTCAAATCATGGGAAAGATTTGAAGATTTTAATTCTGCTCCATATATTTCACCttatttgggacttgatggtttAGTGGATGGTTCAAAGGAAATGGACAAGAGAACAGTGGGGGTAGTGCATGAATTACTGTCATTGACCTTGTGGAAAAAGGCATCAATTTTCAAATTGGGCCATTTTAGAAGGGAATTATGTTTACCAGAGAAATTAAATGTTTTTCTGCTCAAACATCCTGGAATATTCTATGTTTCTAACAGATACCAGATCTATACAGTTCTCCTTAAGGAAGCATATAATGGGTCAGAACTGATCGAAAAGGACCCTCTTGTTGTTGTCAaggagaagtttggagaattAATGCAGGAGGGACTCCATGAATATAATCGCAGACATTATCTATTGAATTTAGAAAAGAAGAGGAACAGAGGCATGATAACACCAAAGCCAGAGAAAAGGAGGAGCCAAAGCGACGAAACATCATCAGAACAAGATAAGGAAGGAGGAGATTTAGGTGGCATATTTGATCCGGAAGAGAGGAAGCGGTTTTACAAAGTTCTGTTTGATGACAATGCTCC GAAACAGAGGGATAAAGAGATTATGCCACTTACATAG
- the LOC104239164 gene encoding protein WHAT'S THIS FACTOR 1 homolog, chloroplastic isoform X2: MATQIYVKSQRNGYLSLWDAVFSLRIRRRFSLWSMKKDPDLEAALHRNRRWIVNNQIKNIVMRCPNQVASVKYLQKKFKTLDLQGKALNWLKKYPCCFVVYLENDEYYCGLTKRMMFLTEEEESVKDMQEPIYAERLTKLLMMSRDQRMNVMKLNELRRNFGFPDDYLLRIVPKYPQIFRVVNHTGRRSSMEIELTAWNPDLAVSAIERMAKKDGREPGFPCSLPPTWVKSWERFEDFNSAPYISPYLGLDGLVDGSKEMDKRTVGVVHELLSLTLWKKASIFKLGHFRRELCLPEKLNVFLLKHPGIFYVSNRYQIYTVLLKEAYNGSELIEKDPLVVVKEKFGELMQEGLHEYNRRHYLLNLEKKRNRGMITPKPEKRRSQSDETSSEQDKEGGDLGGIFDPEERKRFYKVLFDDNAP; the protein is encoded by the coding sequence ATGGCAACTCAGATTTATGTGAAAAGCCAGAGAAATGGGTACTTGAGTTTGTGGGATGCAGTGTTTAGTCTTCGTATTCGGCGAAGGTTTTCTCTTTGGTCAATGAAGAAAGATCCAGATCTTGAAGCTGCATTACATAGAAACCGTCGATGGATAGTGAATAATCAGATTAAGAACATTGTTATGAGATGTCCTAACCAGGTTGCATCAGTAAAATACCTGCAGAAGAAGTTCAAGACTCTTGATCTTCAAGGCAAAGCTCTAAATTGGCTAAAAAAGTATCCTTGTTGCTTTGTAGTCTACCTTGAGAATGATGAATACTATTGTGGTCTGACTAAAAGAATGATGTTTTTGACTGAAGAGGAAGAATCTGTTAAGGATATGCAGGAACCAATATATGCTGAGCGATTAAcaaagttgttgatgatgagcCGTGATCAAAGGATGAATGTTATGAAACTTAACGAGTTGAGGAGGAATTTTGGATTTCCTGATGATTATTTGCTCAGGATTGTACCCAAGTACCCTCAAATATTTAGAGTTGTTAACCACACCGGGAGACGGAGTTCAATGGAGATTGAGCTCACAGCCTGGAACCCTGATTTAGCTGTTTCTGCAATCGAAAGAATGGCTAAAAAGGATGGTCGAGAGCCAGGTTTCCCGTGCTCTTTGCCTCCAACTTGGGTCAAATCATGGGAAAGATTTGAAGATTTTAATTCTGCTCCATATATTTCACCttatttgggacttgatggtttAGTGGATGGTTCAAAGGAAATGGACAAGAGAACAGTGGGGGTAGTGCATGAATTACTGTCATTGACCTTGTGGAAAAAGGCATCAATTTTCAAATTGGGCCATTTTAGAAGGGAATTATGTTTACCAGAGAAATTAAATGTTTTTCTGCTCAAACATCCTGGAATATTCTATGTTTCTAACAGATACCAGATCTATACAGTTCTCCTTAAGGAAGCATATAATGGGTCAGAACTGATCGAAAAGGACCCTCTTGTTGTTGTCAaggagaagtttggagaattAATGCAGGAGGGACTCCATGAATATAATCGCAGACATTATCTATTGAATTTAGAAAAGAAGAGGAACAGAGGCATGATAACACCAAAGCCAGAGAAAAGGAGGAGCCAAAGCGACGAAACATCATCAGAACAAGATAAGGAAGGAGGAGATTTAGGTGGCATATTTGATCCGGAAGAGAGGAAGCGGTTTTACAAAGTTCTGTTTGATGACAATGCTCCGTAA